A genomic region of Pseudomonas sp. MPC6 contains the following coding sequences:
- a CDS encoding TonB-dependent siderophore receptor, with product MFAPITRSMTFTLGLCSVALCPELLAETGSDQAPGSTLELDATQVSALGLASTTENTESYTTGAMSTATRLNLSIKETPQSVSVVTRQQMDDFKLGSLSEAMSQTTGVVVQHNDSDRVSYSSRGYTISNFQVDGMLNTFSYMKSDSDTIIYDRIEVVRGATGLTTGAGDPSATINMVRKRPTAQWQVQTGASGGSYDDYYSYLDVGGPLAFDGRLRGRSVLAYRDAGSYRDKYQQQREVGYGILEADLTDDTVLAVGYDYQNKHVQGSSYGTLPYWNSDGGKANLGRSTNMATSWSSWPIKDQTAFATLEQQLGAGWHFKAAYTHRESDTDGKLYYGGAGYPNEDRSGMTAYTGHMLGTQKMKAYDFNVAGPYSLFGREHEMMLGYGEAERSEESPYLVEGALPPDYLSIPDWKYMGNIAKYSDTVTSLTGAKDSTRQKAGYLATRLSLTDELHAVLGSRYGSWKASNRTNSYDANLQLSSVDATHQQHNDIWTPYAGLLYDLTPEYTVYVSYTDIFKPQSNRDSNRKYLEPVVGSNYELGLKGSLLEERLNLATALFWSKQDNVAELDDSVPPDPVTREEFFKSGGKGNKVQGFEAEVSGEVMAGWNMTAGYTYTHSADGEKQRANTNQPLNMLRLSTAYRLPGDWQALTVGGAVNWQSEVFRAARRPIGRDADGEVITQSTKIRQEAYTVVRLMSRYEFDRHLSASLNVDNLFDKKYYDNVGFYNGVFWGDPRTVTLSLDWKL from the coding sequence ATGTTCGCGCCTATCACCCGTTCCATGACCTTTACCCTGGGCCTGTGCAGTGTCGCCCTGTGCCCCGAGCTGCTGGCTGAAACCGGTTCTGATCAAGCACCCGGCAGCACCCTCGAACTGGACGCCACCCAGGTGTCCGCCCTGGGGTTGGCCAGTACCACCGAAAACACCGAGTCGTACACCACCGGCGCCATGAGCACGGCCACCCGCCTGAACCTGTCGATCAAGGAAACGCCGCAATCGGTGTCCGTGGTCACCCGTCAGCAAATGGACGACTTCAAGCTCGGCTCGCTGTCCGAAGCCATGAGCCAGACCACCGGCGTGGTGGTGCAGCACAACGACTCGGACCGGGTCAGCTATTCCTCGCGCGGCTACACGATCAGCAATTTCCAGGTCGATGGCATGCTCAACACCTTCAGCTACATGAAGTCCGATTCGGACACCATCATCTACGACCGCATTGAAGTGGTTCGCGGTGCGACCGGCCTGACCACGGGTGCGGGCGACCCGTCGGCCACCATCAACATGGTGCGCAAGCGACCGACCGCGCAGTGGCAAGTCCAGACCGGTGCCAGTGGCGGCAGTTATGACGACTATTACAGCTACCTGGATGTCGGCGGCCCGCTGGCGTTCGACGGCCGACTGCGCGGGCGCAGCGTGCTGGCCTATCGCGACGCCGGTTCATACCGCGACAAGTACCAGCAACAACGGGAAGTCGGCTACGGCATTCTCGAAGCCGACCTGACTGACGACACCGTGCTGGCCGTGGGTTACGACTATCAGAACAAACACGTGCAGGGCTCCTCCTATGGCACCTTGCCGTATTGGAACTCCGACGGCGGCAAAGCCAACCTGGGACGTTCCACCAATATGGCGACGTCCTGGAGTTCCTGGCCGATCAAGGACCAGACGGCATTCGCCACGCTGGAGCAGCAACTCGGCGCCGGCTGGCATTTCAAAGCGGCCTACACCCACCGCGAAAGCGATACCGACGGCAAGTTGTATTACGGCGGAGCCGGCTACCCGAACGAGGACCGCAGTGGCATGACCGCCTACACGGGCCACATGCTCGGGACGCAGAAAATGAAGGCTTATGACTTCAACGTGGCGGGCCCCTACTCGCTGTTCGGACGGGAGCACGAAATGATGCTCGGGTATGGCGAAGCCGAACGCAGCGAAGAAAGCCCCTACCTGGTCGAAGGCGCACTGCCGCCGGACTACTTGAGCATTCCCGACTGGAAATACATGGGCAACATCGCCAAGTATTCCGATACCGTCACCAGTCTTACAGGTGCAAAAGACAGTACCCGTCAGAAGGCCGGCTATCTGGCCACTCGCCTGAGTCTGACGGACGAGCTGCACGCTGTGCTCGGCAGTCGTTATGGCAGCTGGAAAGCGTCGAACCGGACCAACAGCTACGACGCCAACCTGCAGCTGAGCAGCGTCGATGCCACCCACCAGCAACACAACGACATCTGGACGCCATACGCCGGGCTGCTTTACGACCTCACCCCCGAATACACCGTGTATGTCAGCTACACCGACATTTTCAAACCGCAGTCCAATCGCGACAGCAACCGCAAATACCTCGAGCCGGTGGTGGGCAGCAACTATGAGCTGGGGCTCAAGGGCAGCCTCCTGGAAGAACGCCTGAACCTGGCCACCGCGCTGTTCTGGAGCAAACAGGACAACGTCGCGGAACTCGACGACTCAGTGCCGCCGGACCCGGTGACCCGCGAGGAATTCTTCAAGTCAGGCGGGAAAGGCAACAAGGTCCAGGGCTTCGAAGCCGAGGTTTCCGGCGAGGTCATGGCCGGCTGGAACATGACGGCCGGCTACACCTACACCCACTCTGCCGACGGCGAAAAGCAACGCGCCAATACCAACCAGCCGCTTAATATGCTTCGCCTTTCCACAGCATATCGCCTGCCCGGCGACTGGCAGGCACTGACCGTGGGCGGCGCGGTGAACTGGCAGAGCGAGGTGTTCCGCGCCGCCCGTCGCCCGATCGGACGCGACGCGGACGGTGAGGTCATCACTCAAAGCACGAAAATCCGCCAGGAGGCTTATACCGTGGTCAGGCTGATGTCGCGGTATGAGTTCGACCGGCACCTGTCCGCGTCGCTGAATGTCGATAACCTGTTCGACAAGAAGTATTACGACAACGTCGGTTTCTACAACGGCGTGTTCTGGGGCGACCCGCGCACAGTCACCCTGAGCCTGGACTGGAAGCTCTAG
- a CDS encoding phosphoethanolamine transferase CptA → MALFKRSTTSAKGFDWAGLLWLFLFFWYFSGITQLLIQLTGTSGFTGFRQAFIMSAIWLAPMLLFPKQTRVLAALIGVVLWACSMASLGYFFIYQQEFSQSVIFIMFESNISEAGEYMTQYFAWWMVAAFVAHTLFAWFLWTRLRPVYLPRGQALVAATAILVAVIGYPLVKQTLRTGNFADGFEKFETRVEPAVPWQMAVAYHRYLDTLAGMQDMLTSASKIPPLHNLKDSAADQPSTLVLVIGESTNRQRMSLYGYPRATTPELDKLKDQLAVFDNVITPRPYTIEALQQVLTFADEDNPELYLSTPSLVSMMKQAGYKTFWITNQQTMTKRNTMLTTFSQQADEQVYLNNNRNQNAAQYDGDVIEPFNKALTDAAPRKLIVVHLLGTHMSYQYRYPSTFDKFKDRQGVPPGVRDDQLPTYNSYDNAVLYNDFVVSSLIKDYAKSDPNGFLLYLSDHGEDVFDSPGHGTLGRNESKPTAPMYTIPFVAWASPKWRETHDWSFAGDLGRPYSSSHLIHTWADLAGLSFDELDRSKSLVSDSFKPRPLMIGNPYERQQRPLIDFSLIKPKALPVAPEVVQK, encoded by the coding sequence ATGGCTTTGTTTAAACGCAGCACCACGTCTGCGAAAGGTTTTGATTGGGCAGGATTGCTCTGGCTGTTTTTGTTCTTCTGGTATTTTTCCGGTATTACCCAACTACTGATCCAGCTGACGGGCACCTCCGGTTTCACCGGGTTCCGCCAGGCCTTTATCATGAGCGCCATCTGGCTGGCGCCGATGCTGCTGTTCCCTAAACAGACCCGGGTATTGGCCGCGCTGATCGGTGTGGTGCTGTGGGCCTGCTCCATGGCGAGCCTGGGCTACTTCTTCATTTACCAGCAGGAATTCTCCCAAAGCGTCATCTTCATCATGTTCGAGTCGAACATCTCTGAAGCGGGCGAGTACATGACCCAGTACTTCGCCTGGTGGATGGTGGCGGCCTTCGTCGCCCACACGCTGTTCGCCTGGTTCCTGTGGACGCGCTTGCGTCCGGTGTACCTGCCTCGCGGGCAGGCACTGGTCGCAGCAACCGCCATTCTGGTGGCCGTGATCGGTTACCCGCTGGTCAAGCAGACCCTGCGCACCGGTAATTTTGCCGACGGTTTCGAGAAGTTCGAGACCCGCGTCGAGCCCGCCGTGCCCTGGCAGATGGCCGTGGCCTATCACCGCTACCTTGACACCCTGGCCGGCATGCAGGACATGCTCACCAGCGCGAGCAAAATCCCGCCGCTGCACAACCTCAAGGACTCGGCGGCCGATCAGCCGTCAACGCTGGTACTGGTGATCGGTGAGTCCACCAACCGTCAGCGCATGAGCCTGTACGGCTACCCTCGGGCAACCACGCCGGAGCTGGACAAGCTCAAGGATCAGCTGGCGGTCTTCGATAACGTCATCACCCCGCGCCCCTACACCATCGAAGCGTTGCAACAGGTGCTGACCTTCGCCGACGAAGACAACCCGGAGCTGTACCTGTCGACCCCGTCGCTGGTGAGCATGATGAAACAGGCGGGCTACAAGACCTTCTGGATCACCAACCAACAGACCATGACCAAGCGCAACACCATGTTGACGACCTTCTCCCAGCAGGCCGACGAGCAGGTGTACCTGAACAACAACCGCAACCAGAACGCCGCACAGTACGATGGCGATGTGATCGAGCCGTTCAACAAGGCCCTGACCGACGCTGCGCCGCGCAAGCTGATCGTCGTGCATCTGCTCGGCACGCACATGAGCTACCAATACCGTTACCCATCGACCTTCGACAAGTTCAAGGACCGCCAGGGCGTTCCGCCAGGCGTGCGCGATGATCAATTGCCGACCTATAACAGCTACGACAATGCGGTGCTGTACAACGACTTTGTGGTCTCGAGCCTGATCAAGGACTACGCCAAGTCCGATCCGAACGGGTTCCTGTTGTACCTTTCCGACCATGGGGAAGATGTATTCGACTCCCCTGGCCATGGCACCCTGGGGCGCAACGAAAGCAAGCCGACGGCGCCGATGTACACCATTCCGTTCGTGGCCTGGGCCTCGCCGAAATGGCGCGAAACCCATGACTGGAGCTTCGCCGGCGATCTGGGGCGGCCGTACAGCAGTTCGCACCTGATTCATACTTGGGCCGATCTCGCGGGGCTCAGCTTCGATGAACTCGATCGCAGCAAGAGCCTGGTCAGCGACAGCTTCAAGCCCCGGCCCTTGATGATCGGCAACCCCTACGAGCGTCAACAGCGGCCGCTGATCGACTTCAGCCTGATCAAGCCCAAGGCATTGCCAGTCGCACCGGAAGTCGTGCAGAAGTAG
- a CDS encoding aldo/keto reductase — MHYKVFGRKTGLRVSELALGAGNFGTGWGHGAERDEAKRIFDGYLQAGGNFIDTANGYQGGQSEAMLSEFIAAERDHLVIATKYTLGTTPAAGISHTGNNRKNMIRAVEESLTRLKTDHIDLFWAHMSDGVTPMEEILRGFDDLVRAGKIHYAGLSNFPAWRISRADLLAEVRGFAPIAAIQVEYSLAERTAEREQLPMAEALGLAATLWSPLGGGFLTGKYRGNDGDNRAAKLGMLVHAEKSARDTALLDALLAVAAELEASPTHVAIAWLREKARRSTTALIPILGSRTREQLDATLGALEVRLSAEQVLRLDGVSDVAMGVPHESIAGSMTRFTGAQTLDLPIIPVA, encoded by the coding sequence ATGCATTACAAAGTTTTTGGCCGCAAAACCGGCTTGCGGGTCTCGGAACTGGCGCTGGGCGCCGGTAACTTCGGCACAGGCTGGGGGCACGGCGCCGAACGGGACGAAGCCAAGCGCATCTTCGACGGCTATCTGCAAGCCGGTGGCAATTTCATCGACACCGCCAACGGCTATCAAGGTGGACAATCGGAAGCCATGCTCAGCGAGTTTATCGCCGCAGAACGCGATCATCTGGTCATCGCCACCAAATACACCTTGGGGACTACACCGGCTGCGGGCATTTCCCACACCGGCAACAACCGCAAGAATATGATCCGTGCCGTGGAAGAAAGCCTGACACGGCTGAAAACCGATCACATCGATCTGTTCTGGGCGCACATGAGCGACGGCGTAACGCCCATGGAAGAGATCCTGCGGGGTTTCGACGATCTGGTGCGTGCCGGCAAGATTCATTACGCCGGGTTGTCGAACTTCCCGGCGTGGCGCATATCCCGGGCCGACTTGCTGGCCGAGGTGCGCGGCTTTGCGCCGATTGCTGCCATTCAGGTCGAGTACAGCCTTGCCGAACGCACAGCCGAACGGGAACAACTGCCCATGGCCGAAGCCCTCGGCCTGGCCGCGACGTTATGGTCGCCCTTGGGTGGCGGGTTCCTCACCGGCAAGTACCGCGGCAACGATGGTGACAACCGCGCGGCCAAACTCGGCATGCTGGTTCACGCCGAGAAAAGCGCCCGGGACACCGCCCTGCTCGACGCCTTGCTGGCCGTCGCCGCGGAACTGGAAGCCAGCCCGACCCATGTGGCCATTGCCTGGCTGCGGGAAAAGGCCCGGCGTTCGACCACCGCGCTGATTCCGATTCTGGGTTCGCGGACCCGAGAGCAACTGGATGCGACGTTGGGGGCGCTGGAGGTGAGGTTGAGCGCTGAGCAGGTGTTGCGGCTTGATGGCGTCAGCGACGTGGCAATGGGCGTGCCCCATGAATCCATTGCCGGATCGATGACGCGGTTTACCGGGGCGCAAACCCTGGACCTGCCGATCATTCCAGTGGCCTGA
- the zapE gene encoding cell division protein ZapE, which yields MNPDSPLSAWQHAIEHNGFVQDEAQEHAVWALQKCYEALHEGRAPITGVYLWGPVGRGKTWLMDQFYQSLQVPARRQHFHHFMGWVHQRSFQLTGTADPLQALARELSQEVRVLCFDELFVNDIGDAIILGRLFQVMFEQGVVVVCTSNQPPDQLYADGFNRDRFMPAIAAIKQHMQVIEVNGGEDHRLHPGTGLQRYWVATPGQPGALADVFKALTVGQSVSSEPIKVGYRTLDVLQSSDTVLWSRYSDLCEQPFAAMDFMALCDTFKAILLSEVPNLSAQKRAGRIARGTEDGVERVLAGDRELPQLSVNDDGVRRFIALVDECYDRKVPLYLEAQVPMESLYTEGYLEFPFRRTLSRLQEMQLQRFADA from the coding sequence ATGAATCCCGACTCCCCCCTCAGCGCCTGGCAGCACGCCATCGAACACAATGGCTTCGTCCAGGACGAGGCCCAGGAACATGCGGTCTGGGCCTTGCAGAAATGCTACGAAGCCCTGCATGAAGGGCGCGCGCCGATCACCGGCGTTTACCTGTGGGGTCCGGTCGGACGCGGCAAGACCTGGTTGATGGACCAGTTCTACCAGAGCCTGCAGGTTCCGGCCCGGCGCCAGCACTTCCATCACTTCATGGGCTGGGTGCATCAGCGCTCGTTCCAGCTGACCGGCACCGCCGACCCGTTGCAGGCACTGGCCCGTGAACTGAGCCAGGAAGTGCGGGTGTTGTGCTTCGATGAACTGTTCGTCAATGACATCGGTGACGCGATCATTCTCGGGCGCTTGTTCCAGGTGATGTTCGAGCAGGGCGTGGTGGTGGTCTGCACCTCCAATCAGCCGCCGGACCAACTGTACGCGGATGGCTTCAACCGCGACCGGTTCATGCCAGCCATCGCGGCGATCAAGCAGCACATGCAGGTGATCGAGGTTAATGGCGGCGAAGATCATCGCCTGCACCCGGGCACCGGTTTGCAACGTTACTGGGTCGCAACGCCCGGGCAGCCCGGGGCCTTGGCGGACGTGTTCAAGGCCCTGACCGTCGGCCAGTCGGTATCCAGCGAACCGATCAAGGTCGGCTACCGTACTCTCGATGTGCTGCAGTCCAGTGACACCGTGCTCTGGAGCCGGTACTCCGACCTCTGTGAGCAGCCCTTTGCCGCGATGGATTTCATGGCGCTGTGCGACACCTTCAAGGCTATTCTGTTGAGTGAGGTACCCAACCTCAGCGCGCAGAAACGCGCCGGACGCATCGCCCGCGGTACTGAAGATGGCGTCGAGCGAGTGCTGGCGGGCGATCGCGAGTTGCCGCAGTTGTCGGTGAATGACGACGGTGTGCGGCGTTTCATTGCCCTGGTGGACGAGTGCTACGACCGTAAAGTGCCGCTGTACCTCGAAGCGCAGGTGCCGATGGAATCGCTCTACACCGAGGGTTATCTGGAGTTTCCGTTTCGCCGCACCCTCAGCCGTCTACAGGAAATGCAGTTGCAACGTTTCGCCGACGCTTGA
- a CDS encoding DinB family protein: MNQPLSHHLLTMAYQNAWANHRLAGAWGQLNAQELTAPRVSFFPSLRATLNHILTCDWFYVDALERELRGDDPHPDYAVFFKHDEPCSTAADLKREQALVDRRLIAYCEQMRDADLGKIVTIARDTPQHDSRLRLLSHLFEHQIHHRGQVHAMLSGTPVKPPQLDEFYCAGESGLRAADFAELGWTEALIWGH, from the coding sequence ATGAATCAGCCGCTGTCGCACCATTTGCTGACCATGGCCTATCAGAACGCCTGGGCCAATCATCGACTCGCCGGGGCCTGGGGCCAGTTGAATGCGCAGGAGCTGACGGCGCCCAGGGTCAGTTTCTTCCCCAGCCTGCGCGCGACGCTCAATCACATCCTGACCTGTGACTGGTTTTATGTGGATGCACTGGAGCGGGAATTGCGCGGCGATGACCCGCATCCCGATTACGCCGTGTTTTTCAAGCACGACGAGCCTTGCTCAACGGCCGCCGACCTCAAGCGCGAGCAAGCCCTGGTGGACCGGCGCCTGATTGCCTACTGTGAGCAAATGCGCGACGCAGACCTCGGCAAGATCGTGACCATCGCCCGTGACACGCCACAACATGACAGCCGTTTGCGCCTGCTGTCGCACCTGTTCGAGCACCAGATTCATCATCGCGGGCAGGTGCATGCCATGCTCAGCGGCACCCCGGTCAAGCCGCCGCAACTGGACGAGTTTTACTGTGCCGGCGAGTCGGGATTGCGGGCGGCGGATTTCGCCGAGCTCGGGTGGACCGAGGCCTTGATCTGGGGGCATTGA
- the gnd gene encoding phosphogluconate dehydrogenase (NAD(+)-dependent, decarboxylating), with protein sequence MQLGIIGLGRMGGNIARRLMLNGHTTVVYDRNTAFVENLSEDGATGVADLPALVAGLAKPRAVWVMLPAGAPTEDTIDTLSTLLEAGDTIIDGGNTFYKDDIRRAKTLAEKGLHYIDVGTSGGVWGLERGYCMMIGGDAETVKRLDPLFESLAPGLGDIPRTKDRKSDDDRAERGYIHAGPAGSGHFVKMIHNGIEYGMMQAFAEGFDILKTKASTNLPEDQRFDLNVADIAEVWRRGSVVSSWLLDLTADALASDPKLDGYSGSVADSGEGRWTIEAAMEQSVPVPVLSNSLFSRYRSRGQGTFGDKILSAQRFGFGGHVETAKK encoded by the coding sequence ATGCAACTCGGGATTATCGGACTGGGCCGCATGGGCGGCAATATTGCGCGGCGCTTGATGCTCAACGGGCACACCACCGTTGTTTACGACCGCAATACCGCTTTCGTCGAAAACCTGAGCGAAGACGGCGCCACCGGCGTTGCCGACCTGCCAGCCCTGGTTGCCGGCCTGGCCAAGCCACGGGCGGTCTGGGTCATGTTGCCGGCCGGCGCACCGACCGAAGACACCATCGACACCCTGAGCACATTGCTCGAAGCCGGCGACACCATCATCGACGGCGGCAACACTTTTTATAAGGACGACATCCGCCGGGCGAAAACCCTGGCGGAAAAAGGCCTGCACTACATCGACGTCGGCACCTCGGGCGGCGTCTGGGGCCTGGAACGTGGTTACTGCATGATGATCGGCGGCGATGCCGAGACCGTTAAACGTCTCGATCCGCTGTTCGAAAGCCTGGCCCCTGGCCTGGGCGACATTCCGCGGACCAAGGACCGCAAGTCCGATGACGATCGCGCCGAACGGGGTTATATCCACGCCGGTCCGGCCGGTTCCGGGCATTTCGTGAAGATGATCCACAACGGCATCGAATACGGCATGATGCAGGCCTTCGCCGAAGGCTTCGACATTCTCAAGACCAAAGCCAGCACCAACCTGCCGGAAGACCAGCGTTTCGACCTGAACGTCGCCGACATCGCCGAAGTCTGGCGTCGTGGCAGCGTGGTCTCGTCCTGGCTGCTCGACCTGACCGCCGACGCACTGGCCAGCGATCCGAAACTCGATGGGTATTCCGGTTCGGTGGCCGACAGCGGTGAAGGTCGCTGGACCATCGAAGCCGCCATGGAGCAATCGGTGCCTGTACCGGTGTTGTCGAACTCGCTGTTCTCCCGCTACCGTTCGCGCGGCCAAGGCACCTTTGGCGACAAGATTCTCTCGGCCCAGCGCTTCGGCTTCGGCGGCCACGTGGAGACTGCGAAGAAATGA
- the speB gene encoding agmatinase — MDVPVQNDQALTRDSLYGTAAESTYAGITSFMRRRYSRDLRGVDVAVSGVPFDTATSNRPGARFGPRGIRAASTGIAWERHWPWTFDPFDHLAVVDYGDCDFDYGTPQSIPESIEAHAEHILNAGSAMLTFGGDHFITYPLLKAHARKHGALSLIHFDAHSDTWPDEGGKRVDHGTMFWHAAREGLVDPSRSVQIGLRTTNDDHQGFEVLDARQVHRRGVDGIVEAIRARVGDSPVYLTFDIDCLDPAFAPGTGTPVCGGLSTVQALEILGGLRGINLVGMDVVEVAPAYDSADITSLAAATLAMEMLCLYAAKHKVDR, encoded by the coding sequence TGCAGAACGATCAAGCCCTCACCCGTGACAGCCTTTACGGAACAGCCGCCGAAAGCACCTACGCCGGTATCACCAGTTTCATGCGCCGTCGCTACAGCCGCGACTTGCGCGGAGTCGACGTGGCGGTCAGCGGGGTGCCGTTCGACACGGCGACCAGCAACCGCCCCGGCGCGCGTTTCGGACCGCGTGGGATTCGGGCCGCGTCCACCGGGATTGCCTGGGAGCGCCACTGGCCGTGGACGTTCGATCCGTTCGACCATCTGGCGGTGGTCGACTACGGTGACTGCGACTTCGATTACGGCACGCCGCAGTCGATTCCGGAAAGCATCGAGGCGCACGCCGAGCACATCCTCAATGCCGGCAGCGCGATGCTGACGTTCGGCGGCGACCACTTCATCACCTATCCGTTGCTCAAGGCCCATGCCCGCAAACATGGTGCCTTGTCGCTGATCCACTTCGATGCCCACAGCGATACCTGGCCGGACGAGGGCGGCAAGCGCGTCGATCACGGCACCATGTTCTGGCACGCGGCCAGGGAAGGTCTGGTCGATCCGTCGCGGTCGGTGCAGATCGGTTTGCGCACCACCAATGACGATCATCAGGGGTTCGAGGTGCTGGATGCACGCCAAGTGCACCGCCGCGGGGTCGATGGGATTGTCGAGGCGATTCGGGCGCGGGTCGGGGATAGTCCGGTGTACCTGACGTTCGACATCGACTGTCTCGACCCGGCTTTTGCCCCGGGTACCGGGACGCCGGTGTGTGGCGGCTTGAGCACGGTGCAGGCCCTGGAAATCCTCGGCGGCCTGCGCGGGATCAATCTGGTGGGGATGGACGTGGTGGAAGTGGCGCCGGCCTACGACTCAGCGGACATCACCTCATTGGCGGCGGCGACCCTGGCGATGGAGATGCTGTGCCTCTATGCGGCCAAACACAAGGTCGACCGGTAA
- a CDS encoding DUF6026 family protein, translating into MGTLLAARPAQTLYVTIRRDELRQLKDERDQLRQEVAQLRLLTQDAQAQSWPVTQRAPHA; encoded by the coding sequence ATGGGCACATTACTAGCAGCACGGCCAGCACAAACCCTTTACGTCACGATCCGTCGCGATGAACTGCGCCAGTTGAAAGACGAACGCGACCAGTTGAGGCAGGAAGTCGCGCAACTGCGCCTGCTGACACAAGATGCTCAGGCTCAGTCCTGGCCCGTCACGCAGCGCGCTCCCCACGCCTGA
- the zwf gene encoding glucose-6-phosphate dehydrogenase translates to MTRLIRNKSKAEPAPPTTLFLFGAHGDLVKRLLMPALYNLSRDGLLGDGLRIIGVDHNAISDEDFAKKLEDFIRAEVASKVGKGDQALDPVLWAKLAKGISYVQGDFLDDSTYQALAAKIADSGTGNAVFYLATAPRFFSEVVRRLGAAGLLQETPEAFRRVVIEKPFGSDLPTAEALNACLLKVMTENQIYRIDHYLGKETVQNILISRFSNSLFEAFWNNHYIDHVQITAAETVGVETRGSFYEHTGALRDMVPNHLFQLLAMVAMEPPAAFGADAVRGEKAKVVGAIRPWSVEEARANSVRGQYASGEIDGKLLPGYRQENNVAQDSNTETYVALKVMIDNWRWVGVPFYLRTGKRMSVRDTEIVICFKPAPYAQFRDTEVDELQPTYLRIQIQPNEGMWFDLLAKRPGPALKMANIELGFAYKDFFEMQPSTGYETLIYDCLTGDQTLFQRADNIENGWRAVQPFLDAWQQDASVQSYAAGDDGPQAAEDLLTRDGRVWHGLG, encoded by the coding sequence ATGACCCGTCTGATCCGCAATAAATCCAAGGCAGAACCCGCACCACCGACCACGCTGTTCCTGTTCGGTGCCCATGGTGACCTGGTCAAGCGTCTGCTGATGCCGGCGCTGTACAACCTGAGTCGCGACGGTCTGCTTGGGGATGGACTGCGGATCATCGGCGTTGACCACAACGCCATCAGCGATGAAGACTTCGCGAAAAAACTCGAAGACTTCATTCGCGCCGAAGTGGCCTCCAAGGTCGGCAAAGGTGATCAAGCCCTTGATCCGGTGTTGTGGGCCAAATTGGCGAAAGGCATCAGCTACGTCCAGGGCGATTTTCTGGACGACAGCACTTATCAAGCGTTGGCGGCGAAAATTGCCGACAGCGGCACGGGCAACGCGGTGTTCTACCTGGCCACCGCGCCGCGTTTTTTCAGTGAAGTGGTGCGCCGTCTTGGCGCCGCCGGTTTGCTGCAAGAGACGCCTGAAGCCTTCAGAAGGGTGGTGATCGAAAAACCGTTCGGTTCCGATCTGCCGACCGCCGAAGCCTTGAACGCTTGCCTGCTCAAGGTCATGACGGAAAACCAGATCTACCGGATCGATCACTATCTGGGCAAGGAAACCGTGCAGAACATTCTGATCAGCCGGTTCTCCAACAGCCTGTTCGAAGCGTTCTGGAACAATCATTACATCGACCACGTGCAGATCACCGCCGCGGAGACCGTCGGCGTGGAAACCCGTGGCAGTTTTTATGAACACACCGGCGCCCTGCGGGACATGGTGCCCAATCACCTGTTCCAGTTGTTGGCGATGGTGGCCATGGAGCCGCCGGCAGCCTTTGGCGCCGATGCGGTTCGCGGCGAGAAAGCCAAGGTGGTCGGCGCGATTCGCCCCTGGTCGGTCGAGGAGGCTCGGGCCAACTCGGTCCGCGGCCAATACGCATCCGGTGAAATCGACGGCAAGCTGTTGCCGGGGTATCGCCAGGAAAACAACGTGGCGCAAGACAGCAACACCGAAACCTACGTGGCACTCAAGGTCATGATCGATAACTGGCGCTGGGTCGGCGTGCCGTTCTACCTGCGCACCGGCAAGCGCATGAGCGTACGCGACACCGAGATCGTCATCTGTTTCAAGCCGGCGCCTTACGCGCAGTTCCGCGATACCGAGGTCGATGAGTTGCAGCCGACCTATCTGCGGATCCAGATCCAGCCAAACGAAGGCATGTGGTTCGATCTGCTGGCGAAACGGCCAGGCCCAGCGCTGAAGATGGCCAATATCGAACTGGGGTTTGCCTACAAGGATTTCTTTGAAATGCAGCCGTCCACCGGCTATGAGACCCTGATCTACGACTGCCTGACGGGCGATCAGACGCTGTTCCAGCGCGCCGACAATATCGAGAATGGCTGGCGCGCCGTGCAGCCGTTCCTCGATGCCTGGCAGCAGGACGCGAGCGTGCAGAGTTACGCGGCTGGCGATGACGGGCCGCAGGCCGCAGAAGACCTGCTGACCCGCGACGGTCGCGTCTGGCACGGCCTCGGATGA